One part of the Chroogloeocystis siderophila 5.2 s.c.1 genome encodes these proteins:
- a CDS encoding DUF2854 domain-containing protein → MLRQTSLGTLGLVLGGILTIVGFTAYFNGNPTLNLVGFFYGIPLLLGGLALKAAELVPVPFSQPTTPELLTLRKTQATATQNQIRQDVTRYRYGQEAHLDTALSFLGLSPTDEERPVITGLRETEIAGAYALILEFDSPLIPLQIWQDKQQKMESFFGPDIRVEITQPEAEKIELALIKSQAVSSTTLPENSGVKAS, encoded by the coding sequence ATGTTACGTCAAACATCTTTAGGAACACTAGGTTTAGTTCTCGGTGGAATATTAACCATTGTGGGATTTACTGCCTATTTCAACGGCAACCCGACGCTAAATTTAGTGGGATTTTTCTACGGAATTCCTTTATTACTCGGAGGATTAGCGCTGAAAGCTGCGGAACTCGTACCAGTGCCATTCAGCCAACCGACAACACCAGAGTTACTCACACTGCGTAAGACTCAAGCAACAGCGACACAAAATCAAATTCGTCAAGATGTGACTCGCTATCGTTACGGTCAAGAAGCACACTTAGATACAGCGCTGTCATTTTTAGGTTTAAGCCCCACAGATGAAGAAAGACCAGTGATTACGGGTTTACGCGAAACTGAAATTGCAGGTGCTTATGCTTTAATTTTAGAATTTGACTCGCCGCTGATTCCTTTGCAAATTTGGCAAGATAAACAGCAAAAAATGGAAAGTTTTTTTGGTCCTGACATCCGCGTGGAAATTACCCAACCAGAAGCAGAAAAAATTGAGTTAGCTTTAATTAAGTCTCAAGCAGTAAGTAGTACAACTTTGCCAGAAAATTCAGGTGTTAAAGCAAGTTGA
- a CDS encoding class I SAM-dependent methyltransferase, translated as MLSYAQNKAQKTGVTKIEFHQAGFLSYQHQDQLDFVITKNALHILPNFWKMAALLQNCCHA; from the coding sequence TCAAAATAAAGCGCAAAAAACCGGGGTGACAAAAATCGAATTTCATCAAGCCGGATTTTTGAGTTACCAACATCAAGATCAGCTTGATTTTGTTATCACAAAAAATGCCCTTCACATCTTGCCTAATTTTTGGAAAATGGCGGCTTTACTTCAGAATTGCTGCCATGCTTAA